A DNA window from Panthera tigris isolate Pti1 chromosome X, P.tigris_Pti1_mat1.1, whole genome shotgun sequence contains the following coding sequences:
- the MAGEE2 gene encoding melanoma-associated antigen E2, producing the protein MSLVSQNARRGSAETTADYGDRQGEMQASDASGSPTSMLVPQALQGPHALINPQGASASQTAQDPNDLEVLIEEQSQRLGALRVHDPLEDRSIALVNFMRMKSQTEGSIQQAEMLEFLREYSDQFPEILRRASAHLDQVFGLNLRVLDPQADIYSLISKRGFQTTDHITESLDVPKAGLLALVLGHILLNGNRAREASIWDLLLKVDLLGDPQRINNLFGNTRNLLITDFVRMRFLEYWPVYGTNPLEFEFLWGSRAHMEITKMEALKFVAEAHDEEPWSWPEEYNKALEADKAKERRQAAGLEFWSEDTMNDKANDLVQLAINVTEELLPIHQDELLAHTGKEFEEVFPNILSRATLILDLFYGFSLIEVDTSEHIYLLVQQPESEEEQMMLDSLGRPTQEYVMPILGLIFLMGNRVKEANIWNMLRRFGVDVGRKHAITCKLMRQRYLECRPLSYSNPVEYELLWGPRAHLETTKMKALEYMARLYRKRPQDWPEQYREAVEDEEARVRSEATAMFFFGPM; encoded by the coding sequence ATGTCTCTGGTAAGCCAGAACGCGCGCCGCGGCAGCGCAGAGACCACTGCAGATTACGGCGACCGTCAGGGTGAGATGCAGGCTAGTGACGCCTCTGGGTCTCCGACCTCCATGCTTGTTCCCCAGGCCCTCCAAGGCCCTCATGCGCTAATCAACCCTCAGGGTGCCAGCGCTTCCCAGACTGCGCAGGACCCGAATGACCTCGAGGTCCTAATTGAAGAGCAGTCCCAACGTTTGGGGGCGCTCAGGGTCCACGACCCTCTAGAAGACAGGTCAATTGCTTTGGTGAATTTCATGCGAATGAAAAGCCAAACCGAGGGTTCTATCCAGCAAGCAGAGATGCTAGAGTTCCTCAGAGAATACTCAGATCAGTTCCCTGAGATCCTTAGACGAGCCTCAGCCCACCTGGATCAGGTCTTTGGGTTGAACCTTAGGGTTCTTGATCCCCAGGCTGACATTTACAGCCTAATCAGCAAACGGGGTTTCCAGACCACTGATCACATAACAGAATCCTTGGATGTGCCAAAGGCAGGTCTCCTGGCCTTGGTCCTAGGCCACATCCTTCTGAATGGCAACCGGGCAAGAGAAGCATCCATTTGGGACCTGCTGTTAAAGGTTGATTTGCTGGGTGATCCCCAGAGGATCAACAACCTCTTTGGGAACACAAGGAACCTGCTCATTACTGACTTTGTGCGCATGCGGTTCTTGGAGTACTGGCCAGTTTATGGCACTAATCCCCTCGAATTTGAGTTCTTGTGGGGCTCTAGAGCCCACATGGAAATCACAAAGATGGAAGCCCTGAAGTTTGTGGCAGAGGCCCATGATGAAGAACCCTGGAGCTGGCCAGAAGAATATAACAAGGCCCTGGAAGCTGACAAAGCCAAAGAAAGAAGACAGGCTGCTGGCTTGGAATTCTGGTCAGAGGACACTATGAACGATAAGGCCAATGATTTGGTCCAGTTGGCCATTAATGTCACTGAGGAGTTGCTGCCTATACATCAGGATGAGCTACTGGCTCACACTGGCAAAGAATTTGAGGAAGTGTTCCCAAATATCCTCAGTCGAGCTACTCTAATCCTTGATCTATTCTATGGATTCTCTCTGATTGAGGTTGATACGAGTGAGCACATCTACCTCCTTGTCCAGCAACCAGAATCAGAAGAAGAGCAAATGATGTTAGACAGCCTGGGGAGACCCACTCAAGAGTATGTGATGCCAATTTTGGGTTTGATCTTCCTGATGGGCAACCGCGTCAAAGAGGCCAACATTTGGAACATGCTTCGTAGATTCGGTGTGGATGTAGGGAGAAAGCATGCCATCACCTGCAAGCTTATGAGACAGCGCTACTTGGAATGCAGGCCACTGTCCTACTCTAATCCAGTTGAGTATGAGCTTCTATGGGGTCCTCGAGCTCACCTTGAAACTACCAAAATGAAAGCCTTGGAGTATATGGCCAGGCTGTACAGAAAGCGACCACAGGACTGGCCAGAGCAATATAGGGAGGCTGTTGAAGATGAGGAGGCCAGAGTCAGATCTGAGGCAACTGCCATGTTCTTCTTTGGCCCCATGTGA